From Nymphaea colorata isolate Beijing-Zhang1983 chromosome 6, ASM883128v2, whole genome shotgun sequence, a single genomic window includes:
- the LOC116255465 gene encoding uncharacterized protein LOC116255465: MQSSSSLVWLRCVALQREGEGKQRERKMNSAFNAFKASVGIGWSPHLYITLVRGIPGTRRLHRRTLEALRLGKCNRTVMRWNTPTVRGMLQQVKRLVVVETEEMYNARKQKEAAHKALRPPIVVNHLPPPPPPPPQP, from the exons ATGCAGTCCTCCTCCTCTCTGGTCTGGCTGCGCTGCGTTGCGTTgcagagggagggagaaggCAAGCAGCGGGAGAGAAAGATGAACAGCGCGTTCAATGCGTTCAAGGCGAGCGTGGGGATCGGTTGGAGTCCGCACCTTTACATCACGCTGGTGAGGGGAATACCGGGCACACGTCGGCTCCACCGCCGGACGCTGGAGGCGCTTCGCCTCGGCAAATGCAACCGCACCGTCATGCGATGGAACACCCCCACCGTCCGCGGCATGCTTCAgcag GTGAAGAGATTGGTAGTCGTCGAAACGGAGGAGATGTACAACGCTAGGAAGCAAAAAGAAGCTGCCCACAAGGCTCTTCGGCCTCCCATTGTCGTCAATCACCTGCCTCCTCCACCCCCGCCGCCGCCGCAACCATGA
- the LOC116256163 gene encoding FAD synthetase, chloroplastic-like isoform X2 has translation MGFASLSLRPFAQPLCCRNRCMCCRRTDSFSGRKMLKVLCSPMKITSFCYSQSAYMNSKEVVEDKLLIDCGPDQECVIGGIVALGKFEALHVGHRELAIQASKAGTPFLLSFIGMAEVLGWAHKAPIVANCDRKRVLASWAPLCGNMVPLEYHVNFSNVRYLSPRQFVERLSKELGVSGVVAGENYRFGYKAAGDSSDLAHLCEEYGLAAYIVRPVMDKLQTCNGVSFTNGKEKGQVSSTRVRHALASGNMEYVSQLLGRSHRLFMTNTRGHVVMGSRLSLPTLCLMNQQPKEGSYNDCTLYVDGFVGDCNVVIDGTHIHIETESWPPLDDNCLISVEFNGSVSRES, from the exons ATGGGTTTTGCTTCCCTTTCTCTGAGGCCCTTTGCACAGCCTCTCTGCTGCAGGAACAG ATGCATGTGCTGTAGAAGGACAGACTCTTTTTCTGGTCGTAAGATGCTGAAAGTATTGTGTTCGCCCATGAAAATTACTAGCTTTTGCTACTCCCAGAGTGCTTATATGAACTCCAAAGAAGTGGTGGAAGATAAGCTTCTGATTGATTGTGGTCCGGATCAAGAATGTGTGATTG GTGGTATTGTTGCTTTGGGAAAATTTGAGGCCCTTCATGTTGGCCATCGAGAACTTGCAATACAAGCATCAAAGGCTGGAACTCCCTTCCTTCTTTCATTTATTGGCATGGCAGAAGTTCTTGGTTGGGCACATAA GGCACCTATAGTTGCGAACTGTGACAGGAAGCGGGTCCTTGCTTCTTGGGCACCTCTTTGCGGTAATATGGTGCCACTAGAATACCatgttaatttttcaaatgttcgGTACCTTAGTCCACGACAATTTGTAGAGAGGTTATCCAAAGAGCTTGGAGTAAGTGGAGTTGTAGCAG GAGAAAATTATAGATTTGGCTATAAGGCAGCAGGTGATTCATCTGACCTGGCACACTTATGTGAAGAGTATGGGCTTGCTGCTTACATTGTGAGACCTGTCATGGATAAACTCCAGACATGCAATGGAGTAAGTTTCACTAATGGTAAAGAGAAAGGTCAGGTTTCATCTACTCGGGTTCGCCATGCCCTTGCTTCTGGTAATATGGAATATGTATCACAGCTTCTGGGGAGAAGTCATCGTCTTTTTATGACAAACACCAGGGGGCATGTAGTAATGGGAAGTCGGCTCTCATTGCCTACTTTGTGCTTGATGAATCAGCAGCCAAAGGAGGGATCTTACAATGACTGCACCTTGTATGTGGACGGCTTTGTTGGAGACTGTAATGTTGTCATTGATggtacacatatacatattgaAACAGAGTCCTGGCCACCCTTAGACGATAACTGTCTAATAAGCGTCGAATTCAATGGCAGTGTCTCCAGGGAATCTTGA
- the LOC116256163 gene encoding FAD synthetase, chloroplastic-like isoform X1, with protein MGFASLSLRPFAQPLCCRNSRCMCCRRTDSFSGRKMLKVLCSPMKITSFCYSQSAYMNSKEVVEDKLLIDCGPDQECVIGGIVALGKFEALHVGHRELAIQASKAGTPFLLSFIGMAEVLGWAHKAPIVANCDRKRVLASWAPLCGNMVPLEYHVNFSNVRYLSPRQFVERLSKELGVSGVVAGENYRFGYKAAGDSSDLAHLCEEYGLAAYIVRPVMDKLQTCNGVSFTNGKEKGQVSSTRVRHALASGNMEYVSQLLGRSHRLFMTNTRGHVVMGSRLSLPTLCLMNQQPKEGSYNDCTLYVDGFVGDCNVVIDGTHIHIETESWPPLDDNCLISVEFNGSVSRES; from the exons ATGGGTTTTGCTTCCCTTTCTCTGAGGCCCTTTGCACAGCCTCTCTGCTGCAGGAACAG CAGATGCATGTGCTGTAGAAGGACAGACTCTTTTTCTGGTCGTAAGATGCTGAAAGTATTGTGTTCGCCCATGAAAATTACTAGCTTTTGCTACTCCCAGAGTGCTTATATGAACTCCAAAGAAGTGGTGGAAGATAAGCTTCTGATTGATTGTGGTCCGGATCAAGAATGTGTGATTG GTGGTATTGTTGCTTTGGGAAAATTTGAGGCCCTTCATGTTGGCCATCGAGAACTTGCAATACAAGCATCAAAGGCTGGAACTCCCTTCCTTCTTTCATTTATTGGCATGGCAGAAGTTCTTGGTTGGGCACATAA GGCACCTATAGTTGCGAACTGTGACAGGAAGCGGGTCCTTGCTTCTTGGGCACCTCTTTGCGGTAATATGGTGCCACTAGAATACCatgttaatttttcaaatgttcgGTACCTTAGTCCACGACAATTTGTAGAGAGGTTATCCAAAGAGCTTGGAGTAAGTGGAGTTGTAGCAG GAGAAAATTATAGATTTGGCTATAAGGCAGCAGGTGATTCATCTGACCTGGCACACTTATGTGAAGAGTATGGGCTTGCTGCTTACATTGTGAGACCTGTCATGGATAAACTCCAGACATGCAATGGAGTAAGTTTCACTAATGGTAAAGAGAAAGGTCAGGTTTCATCTACTCGGGTTCGCCATGCCCTTGCTTCTGGTAATATGGAATATGTATCACAGCTTCTGGGGAGAAGTCATCGTCTTTTTATGACAAACACCAGGGGGCATGTAGTAATGGGAAGTCGGCTCTCATTGCCTACTTTGTGCTTGATGAATCAGCAGCCAAAGGAGGGATCTTACAATGACTGCACCTTGTATGTGGACGGCTTTGTTGGAGACTGTAATGTTGTCATTGATggtacacatatacatattgaAACAGAGTCCTGGCCACCCTTAGACGATAACTGTCTAATAAGCGTCGAATTCAATGGCAGTGTCTCCAGGGAATCTTGA
- the LOC116256311 gene encoding uncharacterized protein LOC116256311 isoform X2: MDEITILKQIAEGDPDDSKCVVKLLDHFKHSGPNGQHVCMVFEYLGDNLLTLIKYTDYRGVPLHMVKELCSYILVGLDYLHRQLSVIHTDLKPENILLLSMIDPSKDPGQSGAPLVLPINKDKTTLNSAVVKDMKSSNGDLTKNQKKKIKRRAKKAAQDCVGSGGNQDVELDGRTDPIGEDSANEKVDGKLPQDLAESSTNKASLLDSNDRKEAQRGNHTHRRGSRSTRQKLLTSLDLKCKLVDFGNACWVYKQFTSDIQTRQYRCPEVLLGSKYSTSADLWSFACICFELATGDVLFDPHSGDNFDRDEDHLALMMELLGMMPRKIALGGRYSREFFNRHGDLRHIRRLRFWPLDKVLVEKYSFSEQDANDMANFLIPILDFVPEKRPTAAQLLLHPWLNAGPRVLEPSQSPALPAEQSPAEIQSHPQSHPRVPPQSPSKPQSQALDRSMSERKKKEKDEREAMEAGIGNIAIGGASKSFREIKPTGNKIAVNPSSR, encoded by the exons ATGGATGAGATTACAATTCTTAAGCAAATAGCGGAGGGTGACCCAGATGATAGCAAATGTGTTGTAAAGTTACTGGACCATTTCAAGCATTCCGGACCAAATGGGCAACATGTCTGCATGGTTTTTGAATACCTTGGAGATAATCTGCTGACGCTCATAAAGTATACCGACTACAGGGGTGTGCCACTCCATATGGTGAAAGAACTTTGTAGCTATATTTTGGTTGGGTTGGATTATTTGCATCGGCAGCTCTCTGTCATACATACTGATCTGAAACCAGAAAATATTTTACTTCTCTCTATGATAGACCCGTCCAAGGACCCAGGGCAGTCAGGTGCTCCCCTGGTCCTTCCAATTAATAAGGATAAGACGACCTTGAACTCTGCTGTTGTAAAAGATATGAAGAGCTCGAATGGagatttgacaaaaaatcagaagaagaagatcaagaggAGGGCCAAGAAGGCAGCACAAGATTGTGTTGGCAGCGGAGGCAATCAAGATGTAGAGCTGGATGGCCGGACTGACCCAATTGGTGAAGATTCTGCCAATGAAAAGGTGGATGGAAAATTGCCACAGGATCTAGCTGAAAGTTCTACTAACAAAGCCAGCTTACTGGATTCTAATGATAGAAAGGAAGCACAGCGCGGGAACCACACACATAGAAGAGGAAGCCGTTCTACTCGACAAAAGCTCCTGACTTCACTTGACCTGAAGTGCAAATTGGTTGATTTTGGAAATGCTTGTTGGGTCTACAAGCAGTTCACAAGTGACATTCAGACACGTCAGTATAGGTGTCCGGAGGTCCTCCTTGGTTCTAAATACTCCACCTCTGCAGATCTATGGTCCTTTGCATGCATCTGTTTTGAGCTTGCAACTGGAGATGTTCTTTTTGATCCTCACAGTGGAGACAACTTTGACAGGGATGAG GACCATCTTGCATTGATGATGGAACTCCTTGGGATGATGCCTCGCAAA ATTGCTCTAGGTGGTCGGTATTCACGGGAATTTTTTAACAGACATGGGGACTTGAGACATATAAGACGTTTGCGCTTCTGGCCTTTGGATAAAGTGCTTGTTGAGAAGTATTCATTCAGCGAGCAAGATGCAAATGACATGGCAAATTTCCTTATTCCAATACTGGACTTCGTTCCAGAGAAGAGACCAACTGCAGCTCAATTGCTGCTTCACCCATGGCTCAATGCTGGCCCTCGAGTTCTTGAGCCGTCACAATCTCCAGCTCTTCCTGCAGAACAGTCCCCAGCAGAAATTCAGTCTCATCCCCAATCTCATCCACGGGTGCCTCCACAATCTCCATCTAAGCCCCAAAGCCAAGCTTTAGACCGCAGTATGTctgagaggaagaagaaagagaaagatgagaGGGAAGCAATGGAAGCAGGCATTGGAAATATTGCAATTGGTGGTGCTTCTAAATCATTTAGAGAAATCAAACCGACTGGAAACAAAATCGCAGTAAACCCTTCATCTAGATAG
- the LOC116256311 gene encoding uncharacterized protein LOC116256311 isoform X1, with protein MAEVKNEDRSESSDYTSEDEGTEDYRRGGYHAVRIGDTFKGGCYVVQSKLGWGHFSTVWLAWDTQHNRYVALKVQKSAQHYTEAAMDEITILKQIAEGDPDDSKCVVKLLDHFKHSGPNGQHVCMVFEYLGDNLLTLIKYTDYRGVPLHMVKELCSYILVGLDYLHRQLSVIHTDLKPENILLLSMIDPSKDPGQSGAPLVLPINKDKTTLNSAVVKDMKSSNGDLTKNQKKKIKRRAKKAAQDCVGSGGNQDVELDGRTDPIGEDSANEKVDGKLPQDLAESSTNKASLLDSNDRKEAQRGNHTHRRGSRSTRQKLLTSLDLKCKLVDFGNACWVYKQFTSDIQTRQYRCPEVLLGSKYSTSADLWSFACICFELATGDVLFDPHSGDNFDRDEDHLALMMELLGMMPRKIALGGRYSREFFNRHGDLRHIRRLRFWPLDKVLVEKYSFSEQDANDMANFLIPILDFVPEKRPTAAQLLLHPWLNAGPRVLEPSQSPALPAEQSPAEIQSHPQSHPRVPPQSPSKPQSQALDRSMSERKKKEKDEREAMEAGIGNIAIGGASKSFREIKPTGNKIAVNPSSR; from the exons ATGGCGGAAGTGAAGAACGAGGATCGGAGCGAGAGCAGCGACTACACGTCGGAGGACGAGGGAACGGAGGATTACCGGAGGGGAGGATACCACGCCGTCCGGATCGGTGACACCTTCAAGGGTGGGTGCTACGTCGTGCAGAGCAAGCTTGGCTGGGGTCATTTCTCCACTGTCTGGCTCGCCTGGGACACGCAGCATAAC AGATATGTAGCACTGAAAGTTCAGAAGAGTGCACAACACTACACAGAGGCTGCCATGGATGAGATTACAATTCTTAAGCAAATAGCGGAGGGTGACCCAGATGATAGCAAATGTGTTGTAAAGTTACTGGACCATTTCAAGCATTCCGGACCAAATGGGCAACATGTCTGCATGGTTTTTGAATACCTTGGAGATAATCTGCTGACGCTCATAAAGTATACCGACTACAGGGGTGTGCCACTCCATATGGTGAAAGAACTTTGTAGCTATATTTTGGTTGGGTTGGATTATTTGCATCGGCAGCTCTCTGTCATACATACTGATCTGAAACCAGAAAATATTTTACTTCTCTCTATGATAGACCCGTCCAAGGACCCAGGGCAGTCAGGTGCTCCCCTGGTCCTTCCAATTAATAAGGATAAGACGACCTTGAACTCTGCTGTTGTAAAAGATATGAAGAGCTCGAATGGagatttgacaaaaaatcagaagaagaagatcaagaggAGGGCCAAGAAGGCAGCACAAGATTGTGTTGGCAGCGGAGGCAATCAAGATGTAGAGCTGGATGGCCGGACTGACCCAATTGGTGAAGATTCTGCCAATGAAAAGGTGGATGGAAAATTGCCACAGGATCTAGCTGAAAGTTCTACTAACAAAGCCAGCTTACTGGATTCTAATGATAGAAAGGAAGCACAGCGCGGGAACCACACACATAGAAGAGGAAGCCGTTCTACTCGACAAAAGCTCCTGACTTCACTTGACCTGAAGTGCAAATTGGTTGATTTTGGAAATGCTTGTTGGGTCTACAAGCAGTTCACAAGTGACATTCAGACACGTCAGTATAGGTGTCCGGAGGTCCTCCTTGGTTCTAAATACTCCACCTCTGCAGATCTATGGTCCTTTGCATGCATCTGTTTTGAGCTTGCAACTGGAGATGTTCTTTTTGATCCTCACAGTGGAGACAACTTTGACAGGGATGAG GACCATCTTGCATTGATGATGGAACTCCTTGGGATGATGCCTCGCAAA ATTGCTCTAGGTGGTCGGTATTCACGGGAATTTTTTAACAGACATGGGGACTTGAGACATATAAGACGTTTGCGCTTCTGGCCTTTGGATAAAGTGCTTGTTGAGAAGTATTCATTCAGCGAGCAAGATGCAAATGACATGGCAAATTTCCTTATTCCAATACTGGACTTCGTTCCAGAGAAGAGACCAACTGCAGCTCAATTGCTGCTTCACCCATGGCTCAATGCTGGCCCTCGAGTTCTTGAGCCGTCACAATCTCCAGCTCTTCCTGCAGAACAGTCCCCAGCAGAAATTCAGTCTCATCCCCAATCTCATCCACGGGTGCCTCCACAATCTCCATCTAAGCCCCAAAGCCAAGCTTTAGACCGCAGTATGTctgagaggaagaagaaagagaaagatgagaGGGAAGCAATGGAAGCAGGCATTGGAAATATTGCAATTGGTGGTGCTTCTAAATCATTTAGAGAAATCAAACCGACTGGAAACAAAATCGCAGTAAACCCTTCATCTAGATAG